From the Burkholderia mayonis genome, one window contains:
- a CDS encoding FHA domain-containing protein, which translates to MNGASDFACRFEIFVLTGLHAGARLVLDGRRHTVIGRDLACDLTLRDTSVADRHLMLVERDGKIRAMGLDGAIEVNGLPVPDGKERLLRRGERVKLGDVSLGLGEPGAAWDGAQADEPKLARSRLSRWRDRIMHWIAQDEKRRRAAAGSIIVLAALCACLPLMVVLAQWKKRNEVVMPDTVQMAQQIGRRLASMDMRGLQVFADPTRHVVVIEGYLPRDEDVRRAEKVAISMKVRPTLRLHSNERIERQARDYVQRSVPEAVVEAGGMGEVRVASPAALQPRFQAWLRDQMLRDITGLRAVTFSGPDYNRTQELPPQPFSILSIGTTRFLLAKDGERLFPGAELPKGLVLVRIGQGSIFVERHGAADDGI; encoded by the coding sequence TTGAATGGCGCGTCCGACTTCGCGTGTCGCTTCGAGATTTTCGTCCTGACCGGGCTGCACGCGGGAGCGCGGCTTGTGCTCGACGGGCGCCGCCATACGGTGATCGGCCGTGATCTGGCATGCGACCTCACGCTGCGCGACACGAGTGTGGCGGACCGCCATTTGATGCTGGTCGAGCGCGACGGAAAGATTCGGGCGATGGGCCTCGATGGTGCGATCGAGGTGAACGGTCTGCCGGTGCCGGACGGCAAGGAACGTCTATTGCGCCGTGGGGAGCGGGTCAAGCTCGGCGACGTGTCGCTCGGCCTGGGCGAACCGGGAGCCGCGTGGGACGGAGCGCAAGCGGACGAGCCGAAGCTTGCGCGATCCCGGCTGTCGCGTTGGCGCGATCGAATCATGCATTGGATCGCGCAAGACGAAAAGCGTCGGCGCGCCGCGGCCGGATCGATCATCGTCCTGGCGGCGCTGTGTGCGTGTCTGCCGTTGATGGTCGTGCTGGCGCAATGGAAAAAGCGCAATGAGGTCGTCATGCCCGATACGGTGCAGATGGCGCAGCAGATCGGGCGGCGCCTGGCCAGCATGGACATGCGCGGACTTCAGGTTTTCGCCGATCCGACCAGGCACGTCGTCGTCATCGAAGGATATCTGCCTCGAGATGAAGACGTTCGACGCGCGGAAAAGGTCGCGATTTCGATGAAGGTGCGACCGACGCTACGTTTGCATTCGAACGAGCGAATCGAGCGACAGGCCCGGGATTATGTTCAGCGCAGCGTGCCGGAGGCGGTGGTGGAGGCGGGCGGGATGGGAGAGGTGCGCGTCGCGTCGCCTGCGGCGTTGCAGCCGCGCTTTCAGGCCTGGCTGCGCGACCAGATGTTGCGCGACATCACCGGTCTACGCGCGGTTACGTTTAGCGGTCCGGACTACAACCGGACCCAGGAGTTGCCGCCTCAGCCATTTTCGATTCTGTCGATCGGCACGACGCGCTTTTTGCTTGCGAAGGACGGCGAGCGACTGTTTCCCGGGGCGGAATTGCCGAAAGGTCTGGTGCTGGTGCGCATCGGTCAAGGATCGATTTTCGTCGAACGGCACGGGGCGGCCGACGACGGCATATGA